One part of the uncultured Bacteroides sp. genome encodes these proteins:
- a CDS encoding SAM-dependent methyltransferase, with product MEKTLGNYYPVSILGTGPGGPDYLTVEAKRRLNEADCILYDCLPATHILMEAGTHAEVRFIDKHPEGGVEAVDLLKIVEQLYYEGKKVVRLKAGDAMMFNGGGVDCARLKEMGIPFEVIPGLTAAAAATSIFAIPITEKFESNSIIYAIADHVTDNYAHFRDVSKLFKHGTTLALYMAYDHLKEIFNVFIEEGVPTDMPVVIASMISLSHEDCACGTIETVFDVIDKREMLAPFVFFIGKHVKILTR from the coding sequence ATGGAAAAAACATTAGGAAATTACTATCCCGTATCTATTCTTGGTACAGGTCCGGGAGGCCCGGATTATCTTACGGTCGAAGCTAAGCGAAGATTGAATGAAGCCGATTGTATATTGTATGATTGTCTGCCTGCCACTCATATACTTATGGAAGCAGGAACGCATGCGGAAGTTCGTTTCATAGACAAGCATCCCGAGGGTGGAGTAGAGGCTGTTGATCTCCTTAAAATAGTGGAACAACTCTATTATGAAGGAAAAAAGGTTGTACGGTTGAAAGCCGGAGATGCAATGATGTTTAACGGTGGTGGTGTAGATTGCGCACGACTTAAAGAGATGGGAATCCCTTTCGAAGTCATTCCGGGTTTAACCGCTGCCGCTGCCGCTACAAGCATATTCGCTATACCTATTACTGAAAAATTTGAGAGCAACAGCATCATTTATGCTATAGCCGATCATGTTACCGATAACTATGCCCATTTTCGAGATGTATCTAAACTGTTTAAACATGGCACTACTTTAGCGCTGTATATGGCTTATGATCATTTGAAAGAGATATTTAACGTATTCATAGAAGAGGGGGTACCGACTGATATGCCTGTGGTTATTGCTTCCATGATTTCACTGTCTCATGAAGATTGTGCTTGTGGAACTATAGAAACGGTTTTTGATGTGATAGACAAAAGAGAGATGCTTGCTCCTTTTGTGTTTTTTATCGGTAAACATGTTAAAATACTTACCCGATAG
- a CDS encoding ABC transporter ATP-binding protein, with protein MKLEIKNAALGYQQKTILRNVNLEIHTGQTVCVLGRNGSGKTTLFRSLLGLLSLHSGEILLDGKDLSSWDRVQFARKVAYVPQARSLPFPFTVMDVVLFGRVSHLKSFASPGREDKAIAEWCLERLNILHLRKRVFTQLSGGEQQMVIVARALAQQPAFLIMDEPTSSLDFGNQIRIIRQVNALKDESLGILMATHSPDHAFMCNAKVAIVRNHTVMAQGACEKVITEGLLKDIYGTDIRIHALSDNIMTSRKVCVPDI; from the coding sequence ATGAAATTGGAAATTAAAAATGCCGCGTTAGGCTATCAGCAAAAGACAATTCTCAGGAATGTTAATCTGGAGATTCATACAGGGCAAACGGTTTGTGTCTTGGGGCGTAATGGTTCCGGAAAAACGACGCTGTTTCGTTCTCTACTTGGTCTGCTTTCACTACATTCCGGAGAAATTTTGCTTGATGGTAAAGATTTATCTTCTTGGGATCGAGTTCAGTTTGCCCGTAAAGTTGCTTATGTACCTCAAGCTCGTTCCTTGCCTTTCCCTTTTACAGTAATGGATGTTGTTCTTTTTGGTCGCGTATCTCACCTGAAATCGTTTGCCTCTCCCGGTAGAGAAGATAAAGCCATTGCTGAATGGTGTTTAGAGAGACTCAATATTCTTCATTTGCGTAAGCGAGTTTTCACTCAGCTAAGCGGCGGAGAACAACAGATGGTTATTGTGGCAAGAGCATTAGCTCAGCAGCCCGCTTTTTTAATTATGGATGAACCAACATCTAGTCTTGATTTTGGTAATCAAATCAGAATTATTAGGCAAGTAAACGCACTAAAGGATGAGTCACTTGGTATCTTGATGGCTACACATTCTCCTGATCATGCTTTTATGTGCAATGCAAAAGTTGCGATTGTACGTAATCATACCGTAATGGCTCAAGGGGCTTGTGAAAAGGTGATTACGGAGGGACTTCTGAAAGATATTTATGGAACGGATATTCGTATTCATGCCTTGTCGGATAACATCATGACATCTCGTAAGGTATGCGTACCGGATATTTAG
- a CDS encoding iron ABC transporter permease: protein MIINWRRSIHVWNLKQSYNINGVAILSALTLLLVLIILFSFSVGRYSIAIGDILKYLFTGEYTDANLPLLLNQIRLPRILAAVLVGGSLSVSGASYQGIFRNPMVSPDILGVSSGAGFGASLAILFSWGLAGIQGMAFVTGIISVCIALSFSKIMSKSHDRILMLVLSGMIVGSMFTALISLIKYLADSEYKLPDITFWLMGSLAEVTMKELKSVFPFIGLALLPLILSSWRLNILSFGDEEARALGVHAGRLRIIVIACASLITASVVSITGLIGWVGLIIPHFARFLVGPDHKVLLPASFLIGAIFMLIVDGFSRSLSSLEIPLGIITSLIGAPMFLILLRLSSKHTW, encoded by the coding sequence ATGATCATCAATTGGAGAAGAAGTATTCATGTTTGGAATTTAAAACAAAGTTATAATATTAACGGAGTAGCGATTTTATCCGCTTTGACTTTGCTTTTAGTTTTGATTATTCTTTTCTCATTTTCTGTAGGAAGATATTCTATTGCTATAGGAGATATACTAAAATATCTTTTCACAGGAGAATATACAGATGCAAACCTCCCTTTACTCTTGAACCAAATAAGGCTACCTCGTATTTTGGCTGCTGTGCTTGTCGGAGGGTCGCTCTCTGTCTCTGGCGCATCCTATCAGGGTATTTTTAGAAACCCGATGGTGAGTCCCGATATTTTAGGAGTTAGTTCAGGAGCAGGTTTCGGTGCTTCACTAGCCATTCTGTTCTCTTGGGGACTTGCCGGCATTCAAGGGATGGCATTTGTTACCGGTATTATTTCTGTTTGCATAGCGTTATCTTTTAGCAAGATAATGAGTAAATCGCATGATCGCATTCTGATGCTTGTGCTCTCCGGAATGATTGTTGGTTCCATGTTTACTGCTCTTATATCTTTGATTAAATATTTGGCAGACAGTGAGTACAAATTGCCCGATATTACATTCTGGCTTATGGGTAGCTTAGCAGAAGTTACGATGAAAGAATTGAAGTCAGTCTTTCCTTTTATAGGATTGGCTTTACTTCCCTTGATACTCTCTTCATGGAGGTTGAATATACTTTCTTTCGGAGATGAAGAAGCACGAGCGCTAGGAGTACATGCAGGGAGATTGCGTATCATAGTTATTGCTTGTGCATCATTGATAACTGCTTCAGTAGTAAGTATCACCGGGCTTATTGGTTGGGTAGGGCTAATCATCCCCCATTTTGCTCGTTTTTTAGTAGGTCCTGATCATAAAGTACTTCTGCCCGCATCTTTTTTGATTGGAGCCATCTTTATGTTGATCGTTGATGGCTTTTCTCGTTCCCTCTCTTCATTAGAGATCCCTTTGGGCATTATCACTTCGTTGATTGGTGCACCTATGTTTCTTATCCTATTACGCTTATCCTCTAAACACACATGGTAA
- the scpA gene encoding methylmalonyl-CoA mutase, with product MRPNFKNLDIYAAFQPSDGMEWQKANGITADWKTPEHIEVKPVYTKEDIEGMEHLDFAAGLPPYLRGPYSVMYTFRPWTIRQYAGFSTAEESNAFYRRNLASGQKGLSVAFDLATHRGYDPDHERVVGDVGKAGVSICSLENMKVLFDGIPLNKMSVSMTMNGAVLPILAFYINAGLEQGAKLEEMAGTIQNDILKEFMVRNTYIYPPAFSMKIISDIFEYTSQKMPKFNSISISGYHMQEAGATADIELAYTLADGLEYLRAGVAAGIDIDAFAPRLSFFWAIGTNHFMEIAKMRAARMLWAKIVKQFNPKNPKSLALRTHSQTSGWSLTEQDPFNNVGRTCIEAMAAALGHTQSLHTNALDEAIALPTDFSARIARNTQIYIQEETYVCKNVDPWGGSYYVESLTNELAHKAWERIEEVEKLGGMAKAIETGIPKMRIEEAAARAQARIDSGSQTIVGVNKYRLEKEAPIDILEIDNTAVRKEQIERLKELKEGRDEAKVQAALEAITKCVETKKGNLLELAVEAARVRATLGEISYACEKIVGRYKAIIRTISGVYSSESKNDSDFKRACELTEKFAKKEGRQPRIMIAKMGQDGHDRGAKVVATGYADCGFDVDMGPLFQTPAEAAREAVENDVHVVGVSSLAAGHKTLIPQIMEELKKLGREDIIVIAGGVIPAQDYDFLYKAGVAAIFGPGTPVAKAACQMLEILLQD from the coding sequence CAAAAAGCTAACGGCATTACAGCTGACTGGAAAACTCCAGAGCACATTGAAGTAAAGCCTGTTTATACAAAAGAAGATATTGAAGGAATGGAGCATTTGGACTTTGCTGCCGGCCTTCCTCCTTATTTACGTGGACCGTATTCTGTGATGTATACGTTTCGTCCCTGGACCATCCGTCAGTATGCAGGTTTCTCTACGGCAGAAGAATCAAATGCTTTTTATCGTCGTAACCTGGCTTCTGGTCAGAAAGGACTTTCTGTTGCATTTGACCTTGCTACACACCGTGGCTATGATCCTGATCATGAACGTGTAGTAGGTGATGTTGGTAAAGCAGGTGTTTCTATTTGTTCTTTGGAAAATATGAAAGTTTTGTTCGATGGTATTCCTTTGAATAAGATGTCTGTCTCCATGACTATGAATGGTGCCGTGCTTCCTATTTTGGCATTTTATATCAATGCCGGCTTAGAGCAAGGTGCTAAACTAGAAGAAATGGCCGGAACTATTCAAAATGATATTTTGAAAGAATTCATGGTTCGTAATACCTATATTTACCCACCTGCTTTTTCTATGAAGATTATCTCTGATATTTTTGAATATACTTCTCAGAAAATGCCTAAGTTCAATTCTATTTCTATCTCTGGCTACCATATGCAAGAAGCTGGTGCTACTGCTGATATTGAATTGGCTTATACACTGGCTGATGGTTTAGAGTATCTTCGCGCAGGTGTTGCGGCAGGCATCGATATTGATGCATTTGCCCCTCGTTTATCTTTCTTCTGGGCTATAGGTACAAACCATTTTATGGAAATAGCTAAGATGCGTGCAGCACGTATGTTGTGGGCTAAGATTGTAAAGCAATTCAATCCAAAGAATCCTAAGTCTTTGGCTTTGCGTACACACTCACAAACATCTGGATGGTCTCTTACTGAACAAGATCCATTTAATAATGTGGGACGTACTTGTATCGAAGCTATGGCTGCTGCTTTAGGGCATACACAGTCCTTGCATACTAATGCACTTGATGAAGCCATTGCTTTACCTACTGATTTCTCAGCACGTATTGCCCGTAATACTCAGATTTATATTCAGGAAGAAACTTATGTTTGCAAGAATGTTGATCCATGGGGTGGTTCATATTATGTAGAGAGTTTAACTAATGAGCTAGCTCACAAAGCATGGGAGCGTATTGAAGAAGTCGAAAAACTTGGTGGTATGGCTAAGGCTATTGAAACTGGTATTCCTAAAATGCGTATAGAAGAAGCTGCAGCTCGTGCTCAGGCTCGTATTGATTCAGGTTCACAAACAATTGTGGGTGTGAATAAATACCGTTTAGAGAAAGAAGCTCCTATCGATATTCTTGAAATTGACAATACTGCTGTTCGTAAGGAGCAGATAGAACGTTTGAAAGAGCTTAAAGAAGGACGTGATGAGGCTAAAGTTCAAGCTGCTTTAGAGGCTATTACTAAATGTGTAGAAACTAAAAAAGGAAATCTTTTGGAGTTGGCAGTAGAAGCAGCTCGTGTACGTGCCACTTTAGGTGAAATATCTTATGCTTGCGAGAAAATCGTAGGACGTTATAAAGCAATAATCAGAACTATATCAGGCGTGTATTCATCAGAAAGTAAAAATGATTCAGACTTCAAACGTGCATGTGAATTGACCGAGAAGTTTGCTAAGAAAGAGGGGCGTCAGCCTCGTATTATGATTGCGAAGATGGGACAAGACGGTCACGACCGTGGTGCTAAAGTTGTTGCAACAGGATATGCTGACTGTGGATTCGATGTGGATATGGGACCTTTGTTCCAAACTCCTGCCGAAGCTGCTCGTGAAGCTGTTGAAAATGATGTTCATGTAGTAGGTGTTTCTTCACTTGCTGCCGGACACAAGACTTTGATTCCTCAGATTATGGAAGAGTTGAAGAAACTTGGTCGTGAGGATATTATTGTTATAGCTGGAGGAGTTATTCCTGCGCAAGATTATGATTTCCTTTACAAGGCAGGTGTTGCTGCTATCTTTGGTCCAGGTACCCCTGTAGCAAAAGCTGCTTGTCAGATGTTGGAGATTCTATTGCAAGATTAA